The genomic region GTTTCCAAAGATAACTCCAAATGCTGTGATAATCAACAGAAGAATCAACATAATGCCCAAGATTTTCACCTTCGTAGAAACCCTGTTCTTTACCGGTACGCTAGGTTGCTGATTTATGAAATCAAAATTCAAATCTGTTTTTTGAGCCATCTTCGTATATTATACAAAAAATATGGTTTATTACATTACTAATAAATCACCAGTAATGATATATTGTAACTACAGATTCAAGAATAAATACCATGAAAACACCAGCATACATAATAAGAAAGAATATATTCGTCGCGGTTTTATGTTCTTTAGTGAGCGCTTCTGTACTATCAATATTATTTCAACCAGTTACCATTTATGCTGCCGATATAGAATTCGAAAAGTCGGTTGAATACAAGATTATTGAGGATTGCTCCAAAACAAACGACCCACAATGCATTTACAAACATTGGGGAGGAAACACAAATATGATACAGGCAGGAAATGAATGTCAATACAAAAAAGAACCCCAAAGATGCAGAGATAGCAAATTGCTTGCGTTAGAAATTAATGCAAAGTACCGCCCCAAACAAAACACAAATCCAGAATCTGAACAAGAAGATCAAAGCAACCCTATTGAAAATTCCTATCCAAACACCAAGTGCTTTACGGCACTTGGAGGGGTTTTGCAAGAAAAGCTTTGCCCTAAAGATGCCACATACCCAAATGGAAACCCCCCAGAGACAAATAAGTGTTATGGATCACAGGTAACTGAAGATAATAATAGGCCTTTGTATGAAGAAGTTGATTGTGATAAAAGTAAATTTTCTGTTGGTGCGTATGGTGAAGAAAAGAAAGAAGATGAAAGTAATCCTTCAGAATGCCAACAACGCATGAAACTAAGTGCTGGCTGGATTGTGTGTAGTGGGTTAGAGTTACTTTCTAGTGGCATGGATACTTTGTTTGGCTATATAGATAGTTTGTTGAATGTTAACGTAATAAAACTGAATGCTTCTGATGATCAGGGGTTATATAAGTCTTGGTCATATTTTAGGGGTATAGCTACGTTTATGTTGTTTGCTGTAGGTTTAGTTATGATTATTGGTCAGGCTGTTGGGGGAGGGAAGAATTAATATATATTGCTATTAAGGTAAGCTATAAACTATAATGAACAATGTTAACTAAACTGCTAAAGCTTTGAATAAAACTATATCTTTACTTTTTTTAATTCTTTTTTCAATGTCAATGACATTTGGGTTTATATCACCGTATGTTATAAGTAGTGTCCGTGCTCAAGAAGCCACACTAACTGATACTCTATCAAGAGAAGCGAGGCTTTATACCGTTACTAACGCATTGGTCGCATGTTTTCAGGGTCAAACGGGCGAGGGATTAAGTTCCGAAACTACCACAAATAACCTAAGTTCGGAATTACCAGTCTTTATTAATCAAAAGGTATTTGTTGGACATCATGTTAAGCCAAGTGACGGCAACGCAAATTGCAATGACGCTTCCTGGGTGTCAAGCGCCGTGAACATGGTAGGGTTTTCTAGTAATACAGCCTTTATGAATCTCTTTTATGAAAAAAATAGCGGAAACTTTTGGCAACTTAAAGTCCCGGTTGCATCTGGAGAGGTCAATGTCATTAACCAGTTTTTAAATAAATCAATCGAAGGTGGCAACACAACTGTGACATGTACGCCTAAGAATGGATGTACAGTCAGCATATCAGATGCCGCAAAATATGTACTTTATCTAGAAAACCTCAAAAAGGGTTGTGGCGCAACCGAAGTCAATAATGAAGACGATATTAATAGTATTGATGAAGACAAAAAGGCGGTCATTAAAGTTCCTAACGCTAATGCTATCCTGGAAGAAAAAGTCTATAAAATGGATAAAGGTAAGGGGAAGTTTATAGATGTTGGTCAAGGTCTTGCACAAGACGGAAACTTATCGTGCGGAACATTAATTGACAAGATAAACCAGTATGCATCTGGCTTTAATGATAGACTGGTGCAAGCTAAAAACAACAATCAAGACATCGGAGACCTTTCTTCACTAACAAGCACTGGCTCTGGTGAAAATGAAGAAAGTTGTGAAGAGCGTATGAAACTAAGTGCTGGCTGGATTGTATGTAGTGGGTTAGAGTTACTTTCTAGTGGCATGGATACTTTGTTTGGCTATATAGATAGTTTGTTGAATGTTAACGTAATAAAACTGAATGCTTCTGATGATCAGGGATTATACAAGTCTTGGTCATATTTTAGAGGTATAGCTACATTTATGTTGTTTGCTGTAGGTTTAGTTATGATTATTGGTCAGGCTGTTGGGGGAGGGAAGTAATGTTTGATGCCTATACTATCAAAAAAGTATTGCCAAGATTGGTTATAGCCGTGATCTTAATTCAATTATCTTGGCCACTAATAACCACCTTGATAAATGTTATTAATCAAGTATCTTGGGGTTTAGAAGGACTCATGTATTTGCCTTTTGGAGGTAGAGATGCGTTAGATATAGGAGTAACTCTTGAGAAGGCTGGTGGAGGTGGTACCTTTGCTGGATTATTACTAGGTGGTGGGGCATATCTTTTGGCGGGTGCGCCTGGAGCTCTGGCTTTAGCCGTTGGTATTTTAGTAGCTTTAGTTGTTGCGTTCTTTACTTTAGCTATTAGACAAATTATTATTATTGCCCTGGTATTGACAGCTCCGTTGGCACTTGTGGCATGGATATTACCCAACACAGAAGGATTCTTTAAGTTTTGGTGGAGCACGCTCAGCAAGGCTCTACTAATGTATCCAATTATTTTACTACTTGTAGCGGCAGGTAGAATTGGCGCGCACCTAGTTGTGGCGACTGATCTGCCCTCGGGCGTACAAACTATCTTGGCAATCATTATATTCTTTGCACCATTATTCTTAATATCTAAGACTTTCCAATACGCTGGTGGGGCGATTGGAGCTGTTGCCAACGTTGTTGGCTCTAAGGGTTCAAAAATTACCGGTTGGGCAGGCAAACGCTCTACGGCCAAGCAAGGACAAAAATGGGGTGCTCGTAAAGAAAAATTCCAGTCAGGTGGCTATGGGTCTGATAAAAATATGTTTACTCGTGGCTTAAGAAGGGCTGGGCAAATGTCTGGGCAGTCAGTTTGGACTGGTTATGGCATGACAGGGAAAGGTAAACAAAGGATGGCTCTTGCCTCCAGCGCATCTGCTAACGAACTTCTCAAGGATGGAAAGTTTGTTGAAGCTACCTACGATGATGATGCCAGACTTGCGCTTCAGCTTGGTAGCGAAAAAGCTGCACGAGCCACACTTCTCGCAAACGCAGAAAGAAAAGCTCGAAGCGAAGGAAGAAGTGTCCGAGCAGACGAACTAGCTAAAATTGATAAAAGTATTAATGCAGCAAAGGCTGTTGGATTCAATTCCCACACTCAGCTTGCTGCCCTAAAAGCCGAGGCATCGAACAAAGGCCGAAACTACAAAGGTTTGGCTGGGATCGATGAGCTTAATAGCAGAATTGATGCAGTGGCGGCAGCTACTGGCGTTAATGCAGAAGACTTGCGGAGCGAAGTTACATATGGCATGCGTACCCAAGGTGGGAGATTTGATCTTGGTGCACTTGACTCAAGCAAGTCAGCATCCGAACAAGCAATTGCAGGATGGAACAAAGGTTCTCTCTATCAACACGCTGGCTCACAAGCCAACTCCTTTGATACTATACATGAAGCGTTTCTCGATCGTGGTGACGATGATGCTCTTGCAGTATTTCACGAAGAATCACAGGCCATTCTACCAAACGCAACCGGAGATGTAGCTGGAAAAATCGAAGAGGTCGTGGGAGATGGCAGTAGCACACATCACCGTGTTGAAGCACACTATGAAGCAGGACCCAAAAAGGATGTACATCCAAAGATGCAAGAGACAACAACCAATCCAACAACTGGCGCTCAAGAAACTAGGGTGGTTGAAGATCCTACAAGAACAGTTACAGTACGAGAAAAAGAAGCAGAAGCCAAACAAAATGCAAGAACATACAAGTCTCAAAACCCTAATGAAATGGAGTAGGTTAATAAATGGCGCAGTATAAAGTAATTCAAGATATCGAATCAGAAGACAAGCTACTTGGTCCGTTAAGCTTGCGACAATTTATCTACGCGGCGATCACTATCGCTCTGGGTTTTGTAGCTTTTAAGTTATTTATTAGTAGTGCTTGGTTTTTAGGCATAGTTTTTGTTCCGCCAGCACTATTTTTTGGCTTGTTAGCAGCGCCACTAGGTGGGCAACAATCTTCTGAAATTTGGTTGCTAGCCAAAATACGTTTTTTTATTATGCCACGCAAACGAATTTGGGATCAATCTGGTATTCAGCAATTAGTCACCATAACAGCCCCTAAAAAGGTCGAAAAACAACTTACTAAAGGTTACAGTCAAGATGAGGTCAAGAGTCGCTTAAGAACACTGTCAGCCACCTTAGATACTAGAGGTTGGGCAGTAAAAAATGCCACCAATATGTATGCTGTTGGACAGAACCAATCTAGTGACAGACTTTTTGAGATAGACACGCAGGATATTCCGTCAATCAGCACAGAGCCAACTGCCGATATGCTAGACCCCACCACCAGCCCCAGAGCTCAAGCTATGGATCAGATGATTAACAAATCCGCCCAGGAGCACAAGCAACAAATAGAAGAAAACCTTAAAAAATATTCTCAAAAGCTGTCTAACCAAACCAGGGTTGCGCCACCATCAGAACAACAAGAGCAAGATCTTCTCAAGAAAATTCATGCTCAGCAATCACAGCCTAGTGAATTTAATAGTCGTTTAAAAACCATTAACCCGATCGGGGACCAACAAACTCAAATCACAAAAACTCAAAGTCCTGTCCATTCACCAGTGACACCAACGACCGACCCTGCTATACTAAATCTTGTCGAGAATAGCGAAGGACTTTCTGTTAGAACTATTGCACACGAGGCTGAACGCCTCAAGAAGCGCGATGATGACGATGAGGTTGTTATTTCGCTTCATTAGTTTGACGATAGTCATCGCTGGTGGGCAAAACAACACATGAATCCAGATCAGAATCAACCACAATACCCCATACAAACTCCAGCCAGTCCTGGCGCTCAAGCATACCCCCAACCAGGGATGGTATCGCCCCTCAACAATCAGCAAAATACCCCACCCAACCAACAAACCTTTGCTAACACCAAAACCAACCCTAATAGCACCCAGAATACTCTACAGTTTGCTGAAATTCGTGATGGAATAGTAATCATGAACGATGGTTCATTCCGTTCAGTTATCATGCTAAAATCTATTAACTTTGATTTAATGAGCCCCCAGGAAAGAGAAGCAGTCGAGGCTGCCTATCAAAACTTCTTGAACTCGTTATACTTTGATGTTCAAATATTTATCCGCTCTGAGCGAATCGATATTCGTCCTTATATTGAAAGATTAGACAAAATTAGGAGCGAGCACGACAACATGCTTCTAGCCATGTTAATGGAAGATTATATTGGGTTTATTACAGAAGTATCGATGCAGACTAATATTATGGACAAACGATTTTACTTAGTTATTCCATTTTATGCTAAAGCTGATGTTAAGAAAGCAATTACTCAGAGTAAAAACTTCTTTACTGGATTAACTAATCTGTTCAACAATAAAGAACAGCATGTCGTGGTGAATGAAGCAGATCTAGGAGCGGCCAAAAGCGAGTTAAGAAATCGCATTCAAGCAGTATTGGCTAGTTTGCAACAATGTGGTGTGCAGGGTGTTCCCTTAGATACTCAAGAATTAATCGAACTGTATTACGATACTTACAACCCTGACACTGCAACACGTCAACAGTTAAAGAATTTTGATGATTTAGCCGTACCAGTCGTAACTAAGGGCGAGGGTCACGCCCCTCAACCTAATTTAGATAAGGAGCTTAGATAATGGCCTTCGGCAAAAAACAACAACCACTTGACCCGGTAGCTATTGCCCAACAACAAGCAATGCGCGAACAACAAGAGGTTAACACAGCTTTTCAAAAAGGTGTGACTGCTCTTCGTGATTTTATTGCCCCGAGTTCATTGGAGTTTAATTCTTCGTATTTCCAAATCGGAACAAGGCATGCTAGAACATTTTATGTTTTCGGTTACCCTAGACAGCTTTATACCGGATGGCTGAGTAGCTTGATAAACATTGATGAGATTATTGATATGTCTATGTTCATCTACCCGGTTGAAAGCCAGGTGGTGTTAGAGAACCTTCGCAAAAAGGTTAGCCAATTAGAGGCTGGCTTACAAATTGATGCCGAGAAGGGAAGGGTTCGTGACCCAGGCAAGCAGGCAGCCATTGTGGATGCTGAAGAAATGCGAGACAAACTTCAAGTTGGTGAAGAACGGTTCTTTAGGTTTGGCTTTTACTTTACGATTTACGCTAGTAGCCTTGATGAATTAGAATTCGTAACGCATAAAATTGAATCACTTCTTGGCCAACAGTTAGTTTATTCTAAGCCCGCGACTTCACAACAAGAACAGGGCTTGAGTAGTACAGTTCCACAATTCACCGATCAGCTTCAAATTAAACGAAACATGAGCACTGGAGCATTGAGCACTACCTTTCCGTTCACTAGTGCCGACCTTACCCAAGAAAACGGCATTATGTATGGCATAAACATGCATAACTCTGGCTTGGTGATTTTTGATCGATTTAGCCTAGAAAACAGTAACGCGGTAGTTTTTGCAAAATCCGGTGCCGGGAAATCCTTCACTGTTAAACTTGAAGCTTTGCGAAGTATGATGTTTGGAACAGAAGTTGTGATTATAGATCCGGAAAACGAATATCAACGCATGGCCGAAGCTGTTGGTGGTGCATATGTACGTCTTAGCCTAAACTCCTCAACGCGCATTAATCCTTTTGATTTACCAAGAGTAGTCGACACCGAAGAAGCTGACAATGCACTGCGTAGCAACTTAATCACACTACATGGTTTATTACGATTAATGATGGGTGGCGCTCAAGCTCAAATGCAATCTGGGGGTGGCATGGTTGCCCCCGCTCTTAGCCCTGTAGAAGAAGCCGATCTGGACGCCGCCTTGATTGAAACTTATGCCAAAGCCGGAATCACCAATGACCCCCTAACACACAACTCACCACCACCAACAATAAACGACCTCTATGATACGCTTCTACATATGGGTGGAACGGGGCCTCAGCTTGCTCAAAGATTAAGGAAGTACACTAGTGGTACATTCGCTGGTATTTTCTCTCAGCAATCAAATATTGACATCAATAATCAGTTAGCTGTGTTTAATATCCGCGATCTTGAAGATGAGCTACGACCAGTAGCAATGTATATAGTACTGAATTTCATATGGAACAGAACAAAAGCAGACAAAAAGAAACGTATTTTAATCGTAGACGAGGCGTGGCAACTAATGAAGTATGAAGACTCTGCTAATTTTATGTTTAGCCTAGCAAAACGAGCTCGTAAGTATAATCTAGGCATCACAACTATAACTCAGGATGTGGAAGATTTCATGGGAAGTCGAATGGGGCGAGCGATTGTTGCTAACTCATCACTACAAATACTACTCAAGCAATCGCCTTCTGCGGTTGATGTTTTAGCCGATGTTTTTAAGTTAACAAGTGAGGAACGAAAACGACTCAGTCAGTTCCCGGTTGGTCAAGGATTATTTTTTGCCGGACAAAATCATGTTCATATTCAAATTATGGCTAGCCCAACCGAGACTCAGCTAATCACCACCAACCCAAAACAAGTTCAACAAATTCAGGAACAAGTGGCTTACCAACAGGGGGGGGTAGCACCAGTACAAGGTGAGGTTTCGTTCAACAACCCAGAACCTATACTAAACAACAGCCAGGACTACGGCCCACCACCAATGCAATAGTTAACTTGTGGAGATACTTGTGCAAACACTGAAAGAAAAGCAAGAACAAGACGATAAATACAACCCGGCGGAAGGACGTTACGGTGATCATGACGATCTTGGGGTTCATCCAGAGCGTCGCGAAGCAGAGGTTGATGACCTAGAAAAACTATATAATGCTGAATCTCGTGAAGATAGTGAGAGAAACACAAGTCCAGGGTCGAAATCTGTAAACCAAGAAAAGTCTGCCTTATCAAAAGATGAACCAGAGAATGAAGAAGGATCAAAAGCCACTCAGGAGAAGCCAAGGAAAGTCAGAATCACAAAAAAACAAGCCGCTGCTGGGGGTGGTGCTGCTGGATTATTGATAGGCGGTGGGGTTGGGTTTTTTGTCTTTATGTCAGGACCTTTACAGTTTATTCAATTCTCCCAACTATTAAGTCAGTTCCATTTTAGTAACAGTGAGCGTTTTGGTAACTCCCGAACAGCGAAAATATTCAGATACGCTACGGGTCGAAAGAAAGGTAATCAAAACTATAAT from Candidatus Nomurabacteria bacterium harbors:
- a CDS encoding DUF87 domain-containing protein; this encodes MAFGKKQQPLDPVAIAQQQAMREQQEVNTAFQKGVTALRDFIAPSSLEFNSSYFQIGTRHARTFYVFGYPRQLYTGWLSSLINIDEIIDMSMFIYPVESQVVLENLRKKVSQLEAGLQIDAEKGRVRDPGKQAAIVDAEEMRDKLQVGEERFFRFGFYFTIYASSLDELEFVTHKIESLLGQQLVYSKPATSQQEQGLSSTVPQFTDQLQIKRNMSTGALSTTFPFTSADLTQENGIMYGINMHNSGLVIFDRFSLENSNAVVFAKSGAGKSFTVKLEALRSMMFGTEVVIIDPENEYQRMAEAVGGAYVRLSLNSSTRINPFDLPRVVDTEEADNALRSNLITLHGLLRLMMGGAQAQMQSGGGMVAPALSPVEEADLDAALIETYAKAGITNDPLTHNSPPPTINDLYDTLLHMGGTGPQLAQRLRKYTSGTFAGIFSQQSNIDINNQLAVFNIRDLEDELRPVAMYIVLNFIWNRTKADKKKRILIVDEAWQLMKYEDSANFMFSLAKRARKYNLGITTITQDVEDFMGSRMGRAIVANSSLQILLKQSPSAVDVLADVFKLTSEERKRLSQFPVGQGLFFAGQNHVHIQIMASPTETQLITTNPKQVQQIQEQVAYQQGGVAPVQGEVSFNNPEPILNNSQDYGPPPMQ
- a CDS encoding PrgI family protein, giving the protein MAQYKVIQDIESEDKLLGPLSLRQFIYAAITIALGFVAFKLFISSAWFLGIVFVPPALFFGLLAAPLGGQQSSEIWLLAKIRFFIMPRKRIWDQSGIQQLVTITAPKKVEKQLTKGYSQDEVKSRLRTLSATLDTRGWAVKNATNMYAVGQNQSSDRLFEIDTQDIPSISTEPTADMLDPTTSPRAQAMDQMINKSAQEHKQQIEENLKKYSQKLSNQTRVAPPSEQQEQDLLKKIHAQQSQPSEFNSRLKTINPIGDQQTQITKTQSPVHSPVTPTTDPAILNLVENSEGLSVRTIAHEAERLKKRDDDDEVVISLH